A portion of the Bacteroides faecium genome contains these proteins:
- the coaBC gene encoding bifunctional phosphopantothenoylcysteine decarboxylase/phosphopantothenate--cysteine ligase CoaBC has protein sequence MLKGKKIILGITGSIAAYKACYIIRGLIKQGAEVQVVITPAGKEFITPITLSALTSKPVISEFFAQRDGTWNSHVDLGLWADAMLIAPATASTIGKMANGIADNMLITTYLSAKAPVFVAPAMDLDMFAHPSTQKNLDILRSFGNHIIEPGTGELASHLVGKGRMEEPEAIIRALDEFFSASDELQGKKIVITAGPTYEKIDPVRFIGNYSSGKMGFALAEECARRGAEVTLIAGPVQLEAKHSLIRRVDVESAEEMHSASQACFSDADAAILCAAVADYRPEKVADRKIKREKEEELTLHLQATKDIAASLGATKRKGQLLVGFALETNNEQQNAEGKLERKNFDFIVLNSLNDVGAGFRHDTNKISIIDRKGRTDYPLKPKTEVAQDIIDRLSDELKLSTLNS, from the coding sequence ATGCTAAAAGGAAAAAAGATAATTCTTGGAATTACCGGCAGTATTGCCGCGTACAAGGCTTGCTACATCATCCGCGGACTCATTAAGCAAGGAGCGGAAGTGCAAGTCGTAATTACTCCGGCGGGAAAAGAATTTATTACTCCCATCACTCTTTCGGCTTTGACTAGCAAACCGGTCATCAGTGAGTTTTTTGCCCAGCGAGACGGGACGTGGAACAGCCACGTAGACCTCGGCCTGTGGGCGGATGCCATGCTGATTGCGCCTGCCACTGCTTCCACCATCGGCAAGATGGCAAACGGGATAGCCGACAATATGCTGATAACGACTTATCTTTCGGCCAAAGCTCCGGTGTTTGTAGCTCCGGCGATGGACCTCGATATGTTTGCCCATCCTTCCACACAGAAGAATTTGGATATACTCCGCTCGTTCGGTAATCATATCATCGAACCGGGGACGGGAGAACTTGCCAGCCATCTGGTAGGGAAGGGGCGCATGGAAGAACCGGAAGCGATTATCCGTGCGCTGGATGAATTCTTTTCGGCAAGCGACGAACTGCAAGGAAAGAAAATCGTGATAACGGCGGGCCCGACTTACGAAAAGATAGACCCTGTCCGTTTCATAGGCAATTATTCTTCGGGAAAGATGGGATTTGCCCTGGCGGAAGAATGTGCCCGCCGTGGTGCGGAAGTGACGCTGATAGCAGGCCCTGTACAACTGGAAGCGAAGCATTCCCTTATCCGCCGTGTCGACGTAGAATCGGCGGAAGAAATGCATTCGGCCTCACAAGCCTGCTTCTCTGATGCCGACGCTGCTATCCTCTGCGCGGCAGTAGCCGACTATCGCCCCGAAAAGGTAGCCGACAGGAAGATTAAGCGGGAGAAGGAAGAAGAATTAACCCTGCATCTCCAGGCAACGAAAGATATTGCAGCCAGTTTGGGAGCTACGAAAAGAAAAGGCCAGTTGTTGGTAGGCTTTGCCCTCGAAACCAACAACGAGCAGCAGAACGCTGAAGGAAAGCTCGAACGCAAGAACTTCGACTTTATCGTGCTCAACTCGCTGAACGATGTGGGAGCAGGCTTCCGTCACGATACAAACAAAATCAGTATCATCGACCGGAAAGGCCGCACGGACTATCCGCTGAAACCGAAAACGGAAGTAGCGCAGGATATCATCGACCGTCTGTCTGATGAATTGAAACTCTCAACTCTTAACTCTTAA